The genomic region TCCTCCCTCCCAGGGCGCTCGAGCCTTCATGCCCTCATGAAAGGCATTTTATCCTGATGCCCCTCTCTGCAGCTCTTCCCACTGCCCTGTGCCCAGGGAGGGGAAGTGTCCGCCCCAGGGCCACACAACCCCTGAAACCTGGAGCCTGCCTGGGCCCCGGGCCCTGTGCTCCTGGGGCTCTCGCCAACCCCCTGTGAGACAGTGGTCACTGGGCAGAGGCCTCCTCTGGGAGCCACGGCCCTCCCAGGTCAGGTCGGGTATGGGGGGACTGGGGGGTGCAGTGGCTGAGAGGCGGGTCCGGCTGCTGTCCTGGAGACGTGCCTGCCCCAAAAtagccagatttttaaaaataactcaggcggcttttgtttggcttttgctttaaaagaatttttttttccttttgcacaGAACTATGTAGCAGCGGAAAGGTCAGCACTGGCAGCTGAGCTGAGCAGGGCGTGGAGGGGGAAGGGCGGTCCTGCAGCCCGGGGTCTGCGCTCGCTCCGGGTCATGGCAAGGGCGGCCAGTGTGGCCCTGGGAGCTACAACCAGGTCAGAGACAGATGGGAGCCCTCCAGTGCGGGCTGCCCTTCCTGTGAGCATCTGTGCAGCCACCAGGCCCTCGAGGACAGCTGTCCAGGACCCCCGTGTGACAGACAGATGGTTGGAATGAGGGACAGACAGGAGGCCAGGATCTTCCCGTGCGTCCCAGGGGTGGAGAGGGCGAAATTTCTGTGTCCCCCTCGTCCTGCCGATCAGTGTCTTCGAGTCAATATTTGTGCAAGTGCTCTCAGCTGGGAAAAATGCGCCTGGCCTGCTGAAGGGGGGGGGGAAGGACGGATGGGCCCGAGGAGAGCGCAGCCTCCAGGCCCTCAGGGAACAGCGGGGGCGGCTCCCAGGGGGCTCAGTCGGGATCTTTAGTCTCTTGGTGGGAGGGGCTGTGCTGCCAGCTCCCCGAGAACTGCCTGTGTCCGTGCCCCGTCCACCTTGAGCGGACCCTTCCCTGTCCAGGCACAGGGGCCACTGGCCCCCGCCTGGGGCTCTCTGGAATGCTTGTGGTCAGGCCCATAGGGGCTGCTGAGGCCCAGGTGTGGGGCTGGGTATAGGGTCTGACCCTGAGGAGGCTCAGACCCCTCCCTGCTGGACAGGGCATGTGTCCCTGCCCCCAGCCACAGGGAGGTAGACGATGACTTCAGAGCCTGGCAGCCGGTGAATAGGCCTGTGCCCCGCCCCCACCCTGGAAGGCTGCGCTTGGCTCCCACAGCCCCCTCCGAGCAGACTCGGAAGCAATGCCAAGCCCTCCGAGAAGGGTGGGATTTGGACCCGGTGTGCCTGGAGTCCTGGAACCTTGCCCCCTACCTGGAGTCTGGGCAGCCAGTGCCCCAAGGGCTGAAGGGATGAGGAGTCTGTGGTCTTTCCAGGGGGCCTCACAGCACTCTCAGTCCAGCTCAGTCCGGTGGGGTGACTGTAGGTCTCGTGCAGCTCTGGGGGACCCTACTCTCCCCCTTGGGGCCCTAGGCTCCCAGGCCTACCTGGCCAGCAGCACCCAGCTGCTCCCGGGCGCACCTGCTGTGGCGAGAAACCCTCCAGAGGAGCGGGCACCGGCGGGTCAGGGTCCTGAAGAGGTGCAGTGGGTGGCCCTGGGGTGTGGCGTGACCCTCGGAGGCCTGCTGGCCTTTTCAGGGCCCACCTGGGGGCCCACCTGTGAGCAGAGGAGGGACTGGTTCCCACTGCCGCCCGCAAACAGCTGGGCTGAGTACTGAGGTCTCCCAAGGTCTCCATCGCGGACCCTGTGGGCTGTCAGGGGGGTGTGGGCTGAGACAGGCCACCCCTGTGCTGTGGGTCCCTGCGTTGCCTCTCTCCCCAGCACCTGGGCCTCTTTGTACAGGCGGGGAAGAGGTTCGAATTTCTTCCGCCTCCCTGCTAGGTCCCTGTGGAGCCTCTGCCCGGGATCTGTGGGAGAACCCTTTCCTCTTTGTGTGAGGGGCTGGAGAGGGGCTCACCCTCCCTCGGAGCCTCCAGGCTTGTGACAGGGCCTGGAAACACTTCCCCTCCTTTGCCCCCACGTAGGGGGAGCCTAGGGCTCCCCTCAGAGGTGGTGGCGGGTGGGAGCACTTGGCCACAGCAGGGGCTGAGCCCTGGCTTGCGTGAGTGTGAAGGTGGGGTGCTGCCTGGGCACCGCCCCCTCCTGTGTGCCTCTGGAACCCCCCTGCTCCTGGGTGCAGCCTCTTGCCAATGAGGTCATGGGCTGTTTTAGGGACCAGAGACCTTTTCAGAGGGGGCCTGTGGCCTGGGTCCATGGAACAGCCACCCCCGCGGTGTTTCACGGTTGGGccagtgggtgtgtgtgcacCCCCAGGTGGAGGCATGGAGGCCCAGGGTATTGTTGGGTGGGGGCAGAGATGAGGCTGGGTAGCACTGTctgctgggggcaggggaggctCAGGCCTGGAGTCCTGAGGGCAGGGTGGTGGGGGATGAgtaggggagagagggaggcccAGGCCTATCAGAGGCCTGAGGGGAGCCAGCAGCCTGGCTTGTGCGGAGAGACAGGCCTGGGCCTGGGGAGGTGTCCGCAGCTGAGGATTAGGGGGAGGGGCTGCAATCGGGGAAGGCTTCTCTGGGGAGGTGTACAAAGCGCCCTGTGAAGACTGAGCCAGGCTCTCCCCCAACCCTGGGGCACAGACACATGGGCTGTCCCTGGTGGAGGTCGTGTAGAAAGTGGGCAGAGCCGgggggggctggggcagggtcTTGGGGTTTCGGGGGCCTGGGAAGGAGCAGCTTTCCTCTGCCCTGGTCAGGGCTGCCCTTGACACTCACAGGGCCACAGCAGAGCTACCGCCCTAGTGCCTGGGCTGGTGGAGTCTCCGAGGCAGGCTCAGCTTCCAGAGGGCCCCCTGCCTGCAAGGCTGAGCCCCGCTTGCTCCCTGCAGCCGGGTCCCCGGGGGCTCAGTGGGCCCCTGGCTATGGGCTGGTCAGCAGGGGAGTGAGCggagcctgggggaggggtgcccggcGTGAGGTGGCGGCAGGGGCCCCATCCTAGGAGCAGCTGACCTGTCAGAGGGACTAGGGGGTTAGACCTTTGGACCTGCCTGGTGGTGGGGACCACTGTCTGGCCACCGGGCCTGGCTGGACATGAGGGCTGTGGGGACATTGGGGTGTGTTTCTGCCTCCACCCTGGCCAGTCCCTGCCTGGGCCGTAGGTAGGCCACTCCCCAGCTTGCTCCATCTGCAGCCACAGAGCTTGCAGGACCATGGGGAACCCCAGGCTCCTGCagcagggcaggggaggaggcagTGATTGGTCCTGAGCACAGGCGGGGCGCCCTTCCAGGAGGGCTGGTTCCCGGGGGCTCATCTCCATCCCTGGGGAGCCTCTCCCCTGGGTTCGTCTGCCCCACGCGGGCAAACCCAGAGTTGCCCCCTGTGTGGCGAGGGTGCCACATCCCCTGCTGTGGCCTCACCTGAGGGGCAGAAAATGAGCCAGGCCCCTGACAGCATGGGAATCCAGGTGCTCCTGGCTGCCCTGACGCCCTCTCGGCCCGCAGGTCTTCCACGTGGCCTACGTCCTCATCAAGTTTGCCAACTCACCCCGGCCGGACCTCTGGGTGCTGGAGCGGTCCATGGACTTCGGCCGCACCTACCAGCCCTGGCAGTTCTTTGCCTGTGAGTCTCTGCCACCACGGGGCCTGGGGGGCGAGGCGGGGGGGGCGGTCCCTGGGCAGGCCCTCCATGACTAGGCTTCTGAAGGTCTCCGAacgcccagccctgccctcacaCCCAGCTGCTGTGGTCATGACTGTCAGACAAGGACTTGAAGGCTCATGGGGATTTTTTGGCTTCTGTCCTTGGCGTCGGGCACAGCTGGGTCCACGGGCTACGGCGCCAGGAATCTCCAGTGCCATCTCTTGGCTGCCTCCGGATGACTTCATGGGTTGGCTGCTCCCTGGGGTGACAGAAGGGCCCTGACAGCTCCCACCTCACTTCCTGCCAGCTCCCACCTCACTTCCTGCCAGCTCAGCCACCTGTGTCGGGAGTACTGCTGTCCGAGCACCCATACGCTGGCCGTCCTTGGCCCTGTGCCACCCTGACCAGTCATGCTGGTGGGAATGAGTGCTGGCAGGCCTGGTCACGTGTCACCCAAAATTCCCTGGCCTGAGGATGGGGGGGGCGGGGCAGGTCAGTGATGGGCAGTCGGCGTCTGTCCCCAAGGAAGGGAGTGAGGATGGTCACTGAGGGGGTCACTCGCTCTCAAAGCATGCCAGGCAGAGCGGTGGGGGGCAGTGCAGTCCGACGGGTCAGGCCCCCTCAGCCAGCGAGCTGTGGTCTCTGTCACACGGCCTCTTGGCCTGTGGGAGCCTCGGTGGCGAGGCCCAGAGACGTCAAGGGGCCCGGGGCACTGCGGGGGCCCAGGCTTTCCCGGTGATCCAGCGCCCTCCCCTCCCGCCATTCCCCCAGCCTCCAAGAGGGACTGTCTGGAGCGGTTTGGGCCACAGACTCTGGAACGCATCACACGGGACGACGCGGCCATCTGCACCACCGAGTACTCGCGCATCGTGCCCCTGGAGAACGGAGAGGTGGGCCCGGGAAGGGCAGCGCGGTGCGGGGCTGGAGAACGGAGAGGTGGGCCCGGGAAGGGCAGCGCGGTGCGGGGCTGGAGAACGGAGAGGTGGGCCCGGGAAGGGCAGCGCGGTGCGGGGCTGGAGAAGGGAGAGGTGGGCCCGGGAAGGGCAGCGCGGTGCGGGGCTGGAGAACGGAGAGGTGGGCCCGGGAAGGGCAGCGCGGTGCGGGGCTGGAGAACGGAGAGGTGGGCCCGGGAAGGGCAGCGCGGTGCGGGGCTGGAGAANNNNNNNNNNNNNNNNNNNNNNNNNNNNNNNNNNNNNNNNNNNNNNNNNNNNNNNNNNNNNNNNNNNNNNNNNNNNNNNNNNNNNNNNNNNNNNNNNNNNTGGGCCCAGGTGGGCAGTGCCGAGCGGGGCTGGAGAAGGGAGAGGTGGGCCCAGGAGGGGTAGCGCGGTGCAGGCGCTGGGGGCTGGGGCCACACCGGCCTCACCGCGTACCACCCACAGATCGTGGTGTCCCTGGTGAATGGGCGCCCAGGCGCCATGAATTTCTCCTACTCACCGCTGCTGCGGGAGTTCACCAAGGCCACTAACGTCCGCCTGCGCTTCCTGCGCACCAACACGCTGCTGGGCCACCTCATGGGGAAGGCGCTGCGAGACCCCACAGTCACCCGCCGGGTGAGCTGCCTGTGGCCCAGGCAGGGGAGGGGGACTTGCCGGGTGGACCCGGGACTTGGGGTGGGTGAGGCCTGGCTGCCTGGCGCTCACGGGGCCTGCGGGTGCAGTATTATTACAGCATCAAGGACATCAGCATCGGAGGCCGCTGTGTCTGCCACGGCCACGCGGACGCCTGTGATGCCAAAGACCCCACAGACCCGTTCAGGTGAGGCCCCGTTCAGGGGGGGCCCCGTTCGGGGGGGGCCCCGTTCAGGTGCAGTTCTCAGTTCCCTGCCTGTCCTTGTCACCCCTGCCGAACCTGAGGGTGGGTGACCTGGTTCCATGGTCCACCATGACCCTGTTCTCTGTGTGACCTGAACTGACCACCATTgcgtgggcctcagtttcctcatctgtgcggTGATGTGGAGGCGAGGGCGTGTGCAGCCTCCCTAGGGTGCCCCATCTTGGTTTGGGGGAGCCTTGCCCTCCTGCTGGCAGAGGCAGGGCTCTCCGGACCCCCAGGCCAGCTGGCCTTCCCACAGTGGCGGACCCCCGGGGCCCGGTGAGGAGAGTCAGTCAGTGATGAGGATGACTGATTCCCGAGTCCACGTCTGCGTGCCCTGGAATGGACAGGTGCCCGCTACCTGCCAAGGCAGCCCTCATTCACTTATAGGGGTGCCCACTCAGCTCCCCCAACCTTTCAGGACACAACAGACAACTTCCCTGCTGCCGCCAGCCCTCACCTTCACTCCAACCAAGCAGGGACCAAGGCCCAGGATGGGGATGGTGGGATGGGGGCAGCCAAAACCCCACATCTGCTATGCCCTGTGTGCCTGCTTTCGGGGGCGGCCAAGGGCACTGCAGAGCATCCACCTCCCGGGCGCCCCGCACAGAACGGGCAGCGGCCCTGGTGCTGGCACCTGCacattcctgggccccacccagAATCCTCAGTGAGGTAGGGCTGGGCTCATACTCCCGAGAAGCAGCCCCGGGGCACGTCCGtcctttcctccctgcctctGTTCCTTCAGCCAGCAGCTGTGTGTTGAGCGCCTAACACGTGCTGGGCCCTCTTCCTGGAAATGGGAAGAGGGTGGGACCCAAGTCCAGCCACAGGAGCACCTGTTCTGGGGGAGGCAGCTGGGGAACACGCAAACCAGTACT from Piliocolobus tephrosceles isolate RC106 unplaced genomic scaffold, ASM277652v3 unscaffolded_21105, whole genome shotgun sequence harbors:
- the LOC113221142 gene encoding laminin subunit alpha-5-like, which translates into the protein SQAYLASSTQLLPGAPAVARNPPEERAPAGQGPEEVFHVAYVLIKFANSPRPDLWVLERSMDFGRTYQPWQFFASSKRDCLERFGPQTLERITRDDAAICTTEYSRIVPLENGEIVVSLVNGRPGAMNFSYSPLLREFTKATNVRLRFLRTNTLLGHLMGKALRDPTVTRRYYYSIKDISIGGRCVCHGHADACDAKDPTDPFSSPNLSGHNRQLPCCRQPSPSLQPSRDQGPGWGWWDGGSQNPTSAMPCVPAFGGGQGHCRASTSRAPRTERAAALVLAPAHSWAPPRILSE